Proteins encoded in a region of the Vicia villosa cultivar HV-30 ecotype Madison, WI linkage group LG5, Vvil1.0, whole genome shotgun sequence genome:
- the LOC131605645 gene encoding uncharacterized protein LOC131605645, with protein sequence MKRMGFGGRWMGWIELLVFNSKMSVLVNGSSTKEFEVFRELRQSDPLSPFLYVLEAEGLSGLVRKSVEVGDLAIKGSCWVENLQFAYDTLLVGEGTWKHVWAIKAVIRAFEIVSGLGINCHKSKLIGINSRGPFLEAAPVLEGYDLESSIGENEESVGGCKNRFLNLGGRITLLKSIISSLTIFTMSFLQNAKEGGERV encoded by the exons ATGAAAAGGATGGGTTTTGGGGGAAGATGGATGGGATGGATTGAGTTATTGGTTTTTAATAGTAAGATGTCGGTTCTTGTTAATGGTAGTTCTACCAAAGAATTCGAAGTGTTCCGAGAGTTGAGACAAAGTGACCCCCTCTCAccttttctttatgttttagAGGCGGAAGGTCTTTCGGGGTTAGTGAGGAAATCCGTTGAAGTTGGGGATTTAGCCATAAAAGGTTCTTGTTGGGTGGAAAATCTTCAATTTGCATATGATACTTTACTTGTGGGAGAAGGGACGTGGAAGCATGTTTGGGCGATTAAGGCGGTGATTCGGGCATTTGAAATTGTGTCGGGCCTTGGAATTAATTGTCATAAAAGTAAATTGATAGGTATTAATTCAAGGGGTCCGTTTTTGGAAGCCGCACCAGTTCTT GAAGGATACGACTTGGAATCCTCTATTGGTGAAAATGAAGAATCGGTTGGGGGTTGTAAAAATCGCTTCCTCAATTTGGGAGGTAGGATTACTCTATTGAAGTCTATTATTTCTTCTTTGACCATATTCACTATGTCTTTTTTACAAAATgccaaagaaggaggtgaaagagttTAA